A stretch of the Arthrobacter sp. PAMC 25486 genome encodes the following:
- a CDS encoding Rossmann-like and DUF2520 domain-containing protein, protein MAIKPGRLGIGIIGAGKVGAVLGAALRGAGHTVVGVSAVSEASKERAELLLPGVPVLEVGDIVERSELVLLAVPDDALPGLVSGLGAMNAWQVGQLVAHTSGRFGTGVLAPVKAAGGIPLALHPAMTFTGMSLDLARLADASFGVTAEPAMLPIAQALVMEMGAEPVVIAEADRVLYHAALAHSANHMVTLVAQAAQILGDIGVEAPNQLLGPLLRAALENALTSGESALTGPVARGDMGTVAAHAAALREHALDTGASDIVDAYLAMSGVTASRAARRRLLSAEAYLGVQAALLPDGEPGTGLPGA, encoded by the coding sequence ATGGCGATTAAGCCGGGCCGCCTGGGCATTGGCATCATCGGTGCCGGGAAGGTGGGTGCCGTCCTGGGGGCGGCGCTGCGCGGTGCCGGGCACACCGTCGTCGGAGTATCAGCAGTCTCGGAAGCCTCCAAGGAACGGGCCGAGCTGCTGCTGCCAGGCGTCCCCGTCCTTGAGGTGGGCGACATTGTGGAGCGCTCGGAGCTGGTGCTGCTGGCTGTTCCCGACGACGCCCTGCCCGGGCTCGTGTCCGGCCTGGGCGCCATGAACGCGTGGCAGGTGGGGCAGCTGGTGGCGCACACCTCCGGCCGCTTTGGCACGGGCGTTTTGGCGCCCGTCAAGGCTGCCGGCGGCATTCCGCTGGCCCTGCACCCGGCCATGACATTTACCGGCATGAGCCTTGATTTGGCGCGGCTGGCCGACGCCAGTTTCGGTGTCACGGCTGAACCCGCCATGCTGCCCATCGCCCAGGCGCTCGTGATGGAGATGGGTGCCGAGCCCGTGGTGATTGCCGAGGCAGACCGCGTCCTCTACCACGCAGCGCTGGCGCATTCAGCAAACCACATGGTCACGCTCGTGGCGCAGGCAGCGCAGATCCTGGGCGATATCGGCGTCGAAGCGCCCAACCAGCTGCTGGGGCCGCTGCTGCGCGCCGCCCTGGAGAATGCGCTCACCTCGGGGGAGTCGGCGCTCACCGGCCCAGTGGCCCGCGGCGACATGGGCACGGTCGCGGCGCATGCGGCGGCCCTGCGCGAGCACGCCCTGGACACCGGCGCCAGCGACATTGTCGACGCCTACCTGGCCATGTCGGGGGTAACCGCATCCCGGGCTGCCCGGCGCCGGCTGCTGTCCGCCGAGGCGTATCTTGGAGTTCAGGCGGCCTTGCTGCCCGACGGCGAACCCGGCACCGGGCTTCCCGGCGCCTAG
- a CDS encoding DUF3180 domain-containing protein, which yields MRSTMRTIRPAWLVAVAIILAAAGWLATELTSRASLALPVLPLSSLITMALIAIVCLILGFKVRRWRDGNRDKVLDPLMAARTVVLAQACAYAGAVLFGWHGGILVDQLPTISMRAELGVIWQIIALLSGGLVMVAVGVIVERFCKLPPEDTDPTVKPRPKREGHGEEEFA from the coding sequence ATGAGAAGCACGATGCGGACCATCAGGCCTGCATGGTTGGTGGCGGTGGCCATTATTCTGGCGGCTGCCGGTTGGCTGGCCACGGAGCTGACCTCCCGGGCCAGCCTGGCCCTGCCAGTTTTGCCGCTGAGCTCCCTGATCACCATGGCGTTGATCGCCATTGTGTGCCTGATCCTCGGGTTCAAGGTGCGCCGCTGGCGGGACGGAAACCGGGACAAGGTCCTTGACCCGCTGATGGCCGCCCGCACCGTGGTGCTGGCCCAGGCCTGCGCCTACGCCGGGGCCGTGTTGTTTGGCTGGCATGGCGGCATCCTGGTTGACCAGCTGCCCACGATTTCCATGCGCGCCGAGCTGGGCGTGATCTGGCAGATTATTGCCCTCCTTTCCGGAGGCCTTGTCATGGTGGCCGTGGGCGTCATTGTGGAGCGGTTCTGCAAACTGCCCCCAGAGGACACCGACCCAACCGTGAAACCGCGGCCCAAACGTGAGGGCCACGGGGAGGAAGAATTTGCCTAA
- a CDS encoding nucleoside hydrolase: protein MEQQTAPANAATPALKAANEPRKIILDCDPGHDDAVAMLLAHGNPNIELLAVTTVVGNQTLEKVTRNALSVGTIAGITGVPFAAGCDRPLVRNIETAPDIHGESGMDGPQQPESTITLDPRHAVDLIIELVMAHEPGTITLVPTAGLTNIAMAARKEPRIVERVKEVVLMGGGYHVGNWSPVAEFNIKIDPEAAHIVFNAGWEVVMVGLDLTHQALATPEVVAAIEAVGTKPAKFVMELMEFFTQTYKDAQGFDYPPVHDPCAVAYVIDPTVMTTQKVPVDIELSGSLTLGMTVADFRAPAPADCKTSVAVELDHKKFWNMVTDALVNIGEVEQ from the coding sequence ATGGAACAGCAAACTGCCCCCGCAAACGCCGCCACCCCGGCCCTGAAGGCCGCAAACGAGCCGCGCAAGATCATTCTTGACTGCGACCCCGGCCATGACGATGCAGTGGCCATGCTTTTGGCCCATGGCAACCCGAACATTGAACTGCTTGCGGTGACCACAGTGGTGGGAAACCAGACCCTTGAAAAGGTCACCCGCAACGCCTTGTCCGTCGGCACCATCGCCGGGATCACCGGAGTCCCCTTTGCCGCCGGCTGCGACAGGCCCCTGGTGCGCAACATCGAAACCGCACCCGACATCCACGGCGAGTCCGGCATGGATGGCCCGCAGCAGCCCGAGTCAACGATCACGCTCGACCCGCGCCACGCCGTCGACCTCATCATTGAACTCGTCATGGCGCACGAGCCGGGCACCATCACCCTGGTTCCCACCGCCGGACTGACAAACATTGCCATGGCCGCGCGCAAGGAACCGCGCATTGTGGAGCGGGTGAAGGAAGTTGTCCTCATGGGCGGCGGCTACCACGTGGGCAATTGGAGCCCCGTGGCCGAATTCAACATCAAGATTGACCCGGAAGCGGCACACATCGTGTTCAACGCCGGCTGGGAAGTGGTCATGGTTGGCCTGGACCTCACGCACCAGGCGCTGGCCACCCCTGAGGTGGTTGCCGCGATTGAGGCAGTGGGCACCAAGCCGGCCAAGTTCGTCATGGAGCTGATGGAATTCTTCACCCAGACGTACAAGGACGCCCAGGGCTTTGATTACCCGCCCGTCCATGACCCGTGCGCCGTCGCCTATGTCATTGACCCCACCGTCATGACCACCCAGAAGGTGCCCGTTGACATTGAGCTTTCAGGCTCGCTGACCCTGGGCATGACCGTCGCCGACTTCCGCGCCCCGGCCCCCGCCGACTGCAAGACCAGTGTGGCCGTTGAACTTGATCACAAGAAGTTCTGGAACATGGTCACCGATGCACTCGTGAACATTGGCGAGGTTGAGCAGTGA
- a CDS encoding MFS transporter, with the protein MVALLTACVAFQLNASMLSPALVTMGEELNTDQAAIGLSQTWFFTAAAVFSLFLPRLSDIIGRKKVLLGMMVLMGIGSVISAMAPDITWLFVGRIIQGVSGPTVPLCLIMLRSAVKDPKRYGALMGLITAVNGGIAGIDSFVGGYFAEHFGFRSIFWLMVVIAAIAVVLIVFLAGESKPGEGTKMDWLGVFFIVIAVGALLTALNEATKLVGGITTVPLVTSLALALVAVVSFVAFWRVEKVSSHPMVEIVHLRQRSTWAPLLTTTLTMTGIFAVINGIVPAFVQAADPGFGIGATQMSLMILTPYALLGWLFGPFTGRLAPVIGYTMMLRIGLLGSIAALAIIGFLGLNSLGWMIAGTVLLGIMYAGTVNIMLNGLGVVLSPEGNPGFLPGMNAGAFNLGAGLSFLVLPAILVATTPLGGNGSYLTVVIVALAITGAAFAASLLVPKPVDAEVAP; encoded by the coding sequence ATGGTGGCACTGCTGACCGCCTGTGTGGCATTCCAGCTCAACGCCTCAATGCTCAGCCCTGCCCTGGTCACGATGGGCGAGGAACTGAACACCGACCAGGCCGCGATCGGCCTGTCACAGACGTGGTTCTTCACGGCAGCAGCAGTTTTCTCCCTGTTCCTGCCCCGTTTGAGCGACATCATCGGGCGCAAAAAGGTGCTGCTGGGCATGATGGTCCTGATGGGCATCGGCTCCGTCATTTCAGCCATGGCCCCTGACATCACCTGGCTGTTCGTTGGCCGCATCATCCAGGGCGTCAGCGGCCCCACCGTTCCGCTGTGCCTAATCATGCTCCGCTCAGCCGTGAAGGACCCCAAGCGCTACGGAGCCCTCATGGGCCTGATCACCGCTGTCAACGGCGGCATCGCAGGCATCGACTCCTTCGTGGGCGGCTACTTCGCCGAACACTTCGGCTTCCGCAGCATCTTCTGGCTCATGGTTGTCATTGCCGCAATCGCCGTGGTGCTGATTGTGTTCCTGGCCGGCGAAAGCAAGCCCGGCGAGGGAACCAAGATGGACTGGCTCGGCGTGTTCTTCATCGTCATTGCCGTTGGCGCGCTGCTGACGGCCCTGAATGAGGCGACGAAGCTGGTGGGCGGCATCACCACCGTCCCGCTGGTGACCTCGCTGGCACTGGCCCTGGTCGCCGTCGTCTCCTTCGTGGCCTTCTGGCGGGTGGAAAAGGTGTCCTCGCATCCCATGGTGGAAATCGTGCACCTGCGCCAGCGCTCCACCTGGGCACCGCTGCTGACCACCACCTTGACAATGACAGGCATCTTTGCCGTCATCAACGGCATTGTGCCGGCGTTTGTGCAGGCAGCCGACCCCGGCTTTGGCATCGGCGCAACACAGATGAGCCTGATGATCCTGACGCCGTACGCGCTGCTCGGCTGGCTGTTCGGCCCCTTCACGGGCAGGCTGGCACCGGTCATTGGCTACACCATGATGTTGCGGATCGGTCTGCTGGGCAGCATTGCGGCGTTGGCGATTATCGGCTTCCTCGGACTGAACAGCCTGGGCTGGATGATCGCAGGCACCGTGCTGCTGGGCATCATGTACGCCGGTACAGTGAACATCATGCTTAATGGTCTTGGTGTGGTGCTGTCCCCCGAAGGAAACCCGGGATTCCTGCCCGGCATGAACGCGGGCGCCTTCAACCTTGGCGCCGGCCTCAGCTTCCTCGTCCTGCCGGCCATCCTGGTGGCCACCACCCCGCTCGGCGGCAACGGCTCCTACCTGACCGTCGTGATCGTGGCCCTGGCCATCACCGGCGCCGCCTTCGCCGCCTCCCTGCTAGTTCCCAAACCTGTTGACGCGGAGGTTGCACCATGA
- a CDS encoding PH domain-containing protein, which translates to MSEDLLGEDAAFTTDTEETWHRVHPVSPLVRGWVAVAAIIFIFGRNSLDSLFSSTENGITLNGPDAKQLLILLVVVGAAVVIFGVAFFLQWRFTRYQVTNDHVHINSGIIFRQQRRARIDRVQAIDVVQPLLARAFGLAELKFEVADGGKSALKLSFLKLAEAKRLRAAILARAAGVSVDPDAPDHVQEAPETQVLALTPARIIGAAFLSGTSVFTLLVIVGAIVAVVVTGRPGVLVAGIPFAIAIFATYWKTITTDFNFRVAVSPDGVRLHYGMLETRAQTIPPGRVQAVGISQGPIWRPFGWYKVRVNVAGYGSDGSDGGARTVILPAGTLDEVMAVLGLVFPDPGVENPFEVFAAGLKGPGNTHGFVHSPRSARWIDPLAWRHNAFRATDTALLCRHGVIFRRLEVVPHERTQSLGLRQGPLMAALGLVDFELHSTQGPIRPLVHHMSVANAMALFDEQAARAATARRIHRNEKWLAKPDDTEAPEPHPRVDPQSLPVLASSAGAPRALSPTPETPEPAGTPANEHPVKENEHGD; encoded by the coding sequence GTGAGCGAAGACCTGCTGGGCGAGGACGCAGCCTTCACCACCGATACCGAGGAAACCTGGCACAGGGTCCACCCGGTGTCGCCCCTGGTCCGCGGCTGGGTTGCCGTGGCCGCCATCATCTTCATCTTTGGCCGGAACTCCCTCGACTCCCTGTTCTCCAGCACCGAAAACGGGATCACGCTCAACGGCCCCGACGCCAAGCAGCTGCTGATTCTGCTCGTGGTGGTGGGGGCCGCCGTCGTCATTTTCGGTGTGGCCTTCTTCCTGCAGTGGCGCTTTACCCGCTATCAGGTCACCAACGATCACGTGCACATCAATTCCGGAATCATTTTTCGCCAGCAGCGCCGGGCCCGGATCGACCGGGTCCAAGCCATCGACGTGGTGCAGCCTCTGCTGGCGCGCGCCTTCGGGCTGGCTGAACTGAAATTTGAAGTGGCCGACGGCGGGAAGTCGGCTTTGAAGCTGTCCTTCCTTAAGCTGGCGGAGGCCAAGCGGCTGCGGGCGGCTATTCTGGCCCGTGCCGCCGGGGTGAGTGTTGATCCGGACGCGCCAGACCACGTGCAGGAAGCCCCCGAAACGCAGGTCCTGGCGCTGACACCGGCAAGGATTATTGGCGCTGCCTTCCTGAGCGGCACCAGTGTGTTTACCCTGCTGGTGATTGTGGGGGCCATCGTGGCGGTGGTGGTGACCGGGCGTCCAGGCGTCCTCGTAGCCGGCATACCGTTCGCCATTGCCATTTTTGCCACCTACTGGAAGACCATCACCACCGACTTCAACTTCCGGGTGGCGGTTTCTCCTGACGGGGTGCGTCTGCACTATGGCATGTTGGAAACCCGGGCGCAAACCATTCCGCCGGGCAGGGTCCAGGCGGTCGGCATCAGCCAGGGCCCCATCTGGCGCCCCTTTGGCTGGTACAAGGTTCGCGTGAATGTTGCCGGGTACGGATCCGACGGGTCCGACGGCGGTGCACGCACGGTCATTTTGCCGGCCGGCACCCTTGATGAGGTCATGGCGGTGCTGGGCCTGGTGTTCCCTGACCCCGGCGTGGAGAACCCCTTTGAGGTGTTTGCGGCAGGGCTGAAGGGGCCCGGCAACACGCACGGCTTTGTCCATTCCCCGCGGTCAGCCCGCTGGATCGACCCGCTCGCCTGGCGGCACAATGCCTTCCGCGCCACCGACACCGCACTGCTGTGCCGCCACGGCGTGATCTTCCGCCGACTGGAAGTGGTCCCGCATGAACGCACGCAGTCGCTCGGGTTGCGGCAGGGTCCGCTCATGGCCGCCCTGGGACTGGTTGACTTTGAGCTGCATTCAACACAGGGCCCCATCCGCCCGCTGGTGCACCACATGTCGGTGGCCAACGCGATGGCGCTCTTTGATGAGCAGGCCGCCCGTGCCGCCACGGCCCGGCGCATCCACCGCAATGAAAAGTGGCTGGCGAAGCCCGACGACACCGAGGCGCCCGAGCCGCATCCGCGGGTTGATCCCCAATCGCTCCCCGTTCTTGCAAGCTCGGCCGGGGCCCCTCGGGCTCTTAGCCCCACGCCGGAAACCCCCGAGCCTGCCGGGACCCCCGCAAACGAACACCCCGTGAAGGAGAACGAACATGGCGATTAA
- a CDS encoding LacI family DNA-binding transcriptional regulator produces the protein MQSPPTTFARDHGPRRVTAAMVAAKAGVSAATVSLVTNGKTAGRVSTENIAKVEQAVAELGYVVDGLGSSLAKGHSNIVILVAPDVSNPFYAKVIAGVREAIGEDFALLLSVTDAGLTPEPADVRRLLSLRPAGLLIDAPSAHFLAELRATEPTVLLDAAGIASDSPSVNFDIAGGARLLAEHLADQGHRTVAYLDSITGTETFRVRRVAFVAEARRRGLQVADMDGTTIDVGTAAMAFAKSWPNLAAQGVSAVVCATDTQAYGVLQEARVAGVAVPGALAVTGFDDLPYSETSNPGLTTVHLPALEMGRLAGRQLLALMGGGQLGDAQLMLEATLVVRGSTVSQS, from the coding sequence ATGCAGTCGCCACCAACAACCTTCGCCCGCGACCATGGCCCCCGCCGTGTCACGGCCGCCATGGTTGCCGCCAAGGCGGGTGTCTCGGCGGCAACAGTTTCGCTGGTGACCAATGGCAAGACCGCCGGGCGGGTGTCCACGGAGAACATCGCCAAGGTCGAGCAGGCGGTGGCGGAGCTGGGCTACGTCGTCGACGGGCTGGGCAGCTCTCTGGCCAAGGGGCACAGCAACATTGTGATCCTCGTGGCACCGGATGTCTCCAACCCGTTTTACGCCAAGGTTATCGCCGGTGTGAGGGAAGCAATTGGTGAGGACTTTGCCCTGCTGTTGTCGGTGACCGACGCCGGGCTGACGCCGGAACCCGCCGACGTGCGCCGCCTACTGTCCCTGAGGCCGGCCGGGCTGCTCATCGACGCCCCCAGTGCCCACTTCCTTGCCGAACTGCGGGCAACGGAACCCACGGTGTTGCTGGACGCGGCCGGGATTGCCAGCGATTCCCCGTCGGTGAACTTTGACATTGCGGGCGGCGCGCGCCTGCTGGCCGAACATTTGGCCGACCAGGGGCACCGAACTGTTGCCTATCTCGACAGCATTACCGGTACCGAAACATTCCGGGTGCGCCGTGTTGCGTTTGTTGCCGAAGCCCGCCGCCGGGGTCTTCAGGTGGCGGACATGGACGGCACCACCATTGACGTTGGCACTGCGGCCATGGCGTTTGCCAAGTCCTGGCCGAACCTAGCTGCACAAGGTGTCAGCGCCGTTGTTTGCGCCACCGACACCCAGGCCTACGGCGTCCTGCAGGAGGCCCGGGTGGCAGGTGTCGCCGTCCCGGGCGCCCTTGCGGTTACGGGCTTTGACGACCTGCCGTATTCAGAGACGTCGAACCCCGGTCTGACCACTGTTCACCTGCCGGCCCTGGAGATGGGCCGCTTGGCCGGCCGGCAGCTGCTGGCTCTCATGGGTGGCGGGCAGCTTGGCGATGCCCAGTTGATGCTTGAGGCGACGCTTGTGGTCCGCGGCTCCACCGTCAGCCAGTCCTAA
- a CDS encoding ribokinase, with product MTTAKIVVAGSLNADLTIYCERLPSPGETVHGNDFAVNPGGKSANQAVAAARLGGNVTLIGAVGADPNGDMLVASTAGAGVDVSHVARVPEPTGVAVISVDASGENSIIISAGANGTLAPDHIDPALFAGAAVVSLCLEVSLATVQAAAQAGHDAGATVLLNLSPYAPIAQELAALTDVLLVNAHEGSQFLGGYDMPAADSPAVAWQDALEEFARHGLHKVLLTLGSEGSVVLDSSNTAAPVVRIAPTTVDAVDTTGAGDAFTGAVAARLAAGDALAEAARFASVAAALAATRKGTQTAYPTAAEVAARV from the coding sequence ATGACCACGGCCAAGATTGTCGTTGCCGGCTCACTCAATGCCGACCTGACCATTTATTGTGAGCGGCTGCCGTCCCCCGGCGAGACAGTTCACGGCAACGATTTTGCTGTGAACCCGGGCGGCAAGAGCGCCAACCAGGCTGTTGCCGCGGCCCGCCTGGGCGGCAATGTCACCCTGATCGGGGCTGTGGGTGCCGACCCCAATGGCGACATGCTTGTGGCTTCCACGGCAGGAGCTGGCGTCGACGTCAGCCATGTTGCACGCGTCCCCGAACCGACAGGCGTGGCCGTCATTTCGGTTGATGCCAGCGGCGAGAACTCCATCATCATCTCCGCCGGCGCCAACGGCACGCTCGCCCCCGACCACATTGATCCCGCGCTGTTCGCTGGCGCTGCCGTGGTCAGCCTGTGCCTGGAGGTTTCCCTCGCCACGGTCCAGGCGGCTGCGCAGGCAGGGCACGACGCCGGAGCAACAGTTCTGCTGAACCTCTCCCCTTACGCTCCCATTGCGCAGGAGCTGGCGGCGCTCACCGATGTTTTGCTGGTCAACGCCCACGAGGGTTCACAATTCCTTGGCGGCTACGACATGCCTGCCGCCGACTCCCCCGCCGTCGCCTGGCAGGACGCACTCGAGGAGTTTGCCCGGCACGGACTGCACAAGGTGCTGCTGACCCTGGGCTCCGAGGGTTCGGTGGTGCTGGATTCCTCCAACACGGCCGCACCCGTGGTCCGCATTGCCCCCACCACGGTTGACGCCGTGGACACCACGGGGGCCGGCGACGCCTTCACGGGCGCCGTGGCTGCACGCCTTGCCGCCGGGGACGCTCTGGCTGAGGCCGCCCGCTTCGCATCCGTGGCCGCAGCGCTTGCGGCCACCCGGAAGGGCACCCAAACGGCGTACCCCACGGCGGCGGAGGTCGCAGCCCGAGTATAG
- the folK gene encoding 2-amino-4-hydroxy-6-hydroxymethyldihydropteridine diphosphokinase → MSAPRPQVRAILALGSNLGEREGTLQSAVADLVDRPEVRLHNVSPVVATKAIGGPLGQPDFLNMVIAIDTTLEPLELLAHCQAVELSHHRTREVRWGARTLDIDIISYGSVTSEDPVLTLPHPRAALRAFVLYPWSLMDPQATLAGASVAELAGAADDMAGIAHVQDVPLEQDS, encoded by the coding sequence TTGAGTGCCCCGCGCCCGCAGGTGCGGGCCATCCTGGCACTGGGCAGCAACCTGGGGGAACGTGAAGGCACGTTGCAAAGCGCCGTGGCGGATCTCGTTGACCGCCCCGAGGTGCGCCTGCACAACGTCTCACCCGTGGTCGCCACCAAGGCCATCGGCGGCCCGCTCGGGCAGCCGGACTTCCTGAACATGGTCATCGCCATTGACACCACCTTGGAACCACTGGAACTGCTGGCGCACTGCCAAGCCGTTGAGCTGTCGCACCACCGGACGCGCGAGGTGCGTTGGGGTGCCCGCACGCTGGACATTGACATCATCAGCTATGGTTCGGTCACCAGCGAAGATCCGGTACTGACCCTGCCGCACCCGCGTGCAGCGCTCCGGGCGTTTGTGTTGTATCCCTGGTCGCTGATGGACCCGCAGGCAACCCTGGCGGGGGCATCGGTGGCGGAATTGGCCGGCGCAGCCGATGACATGGCAGGCATTGCCCACGTGCAGGATGTTCCGCTGGAACAGGATTCCTAG
- the folB gene encoding dihydroneopterin aldolase, producing the protein MTHPDTIKLTGVSAIGYHGVFAHEKCDGQPFITDVVLHLDIGAAAATDDLGKTADYGAVAEVVVSMIAGEPFDLIETLSVRMAEKLIAQFPVLDAVEVTIHKPKAPIQVPFRDVSITVFRTRQQLLGQAS; encoded by the coding sequence GTGACGCACCCCGACACCATCAAGCTCACCGGCGTTTCCGCCATTGGTTACCACGGGGTTTTTGCCCACGAGAAGTGTGACGGGCAGCCCTTCATCACCGATGTGGTGCTGCACCTGGACATCGGCGCAGCGGCAGCCACTGACGATCTGGGCAAGACGGCAGACTACGGTGCCGTGGCCGAAGTAGTCGTCTCCATGATCGCCGGCGAACCCTTTGACCTGATTGAGACACTCAGCGTGCGGATGGCCGAGAAACTCATTGCACAGTTCCCTGTGCTCGACGCCGTCGAGGTTACGATCCACAAACCCAAGGCTCCCATCCAGGTTCCCTTTCGCGATGTCAGCATCACGGTTTTCAGGACGCGCCAGCAGTTGCTGGGGCAGGCAAGTTGA
- the panC gene encoding pantoate--beta-alanine ligase, producing MSIELVSTIAELKAKTSLLLQARAAQTVVGAPTAAAQPSTLGLAGTPAQPGTLGLVPTMGALHHGHGTLARAAVAENSVVVASVFINPLQFGDANDLARYPRTTEADLALLEEAGVDFMFAPTAAEMYPHGEPMVRVTAGTLGALYEGGTRPGHFDGALTVVAKLLHVGLPNGGLAAPDAAGRPGYRAYFGQKDAQQLALVRTMVADLNFPVDIVAVPTVRDDDGLASSSRNRFLSEQERASALVLSRALRLLKGRADAHEPLDIASAEELVRSAPGVELDYLEVVDPQTLAVRAENCQDTPFTGEALVLIAAKVGPVRLIDNIPLGP from the coding sequence ATGAGCATTGAACTTGTCAGTACCATCGCTGAACTGAAAGCCAAAACGTCGCTGCTGCTGCAGGCCCGGGCAGCGCAGACCGTCGTGGGTGCTCCTACAGCCGCCGCCCAGCCAAGCACCCTGGGTCTGGCGGGAACACCTGCCCAGCCGGGCACTCTGGGGCTGGTTCCCACCATGGGCGCACTGCACCATGGGCACGGGACTTTGGCGCGGGCGGCAGTCGCGGAGAACTCAGTGGTGGTGGCCAGCGTGTTCATCAACCCGCTGCAATTTGGCGACGCCAACGATCTCGCCCGGTACCCCCGCACCACGGAAGCGGATCTGGCGTTGCTGGAGGAGGCCGGTGTTGACTTCATGTTTGCCCCGACAGCGGCGGAAATGTACCCGCACGGGGAACCCATGGTGCGGGTCACGGCCGGGACATTGGGTGCGCTGTATGAGGGTGGTACACGTCCCGGACACTTTGACGGGGCCTTGACAGTGGTGGCCAAGCTCCTGCATGTTGGTCTGCCGAACGGCGGACTGGCCGCCCCGGATGCCGCCGGACGCCCGGGCTACCGGGCTTATTTTGGACAGAAGGATGCGCAACAGCTGGCGCTTGTGCGCACCATGGTGGCCGACCTGAACTTCCCCGTGGATATTGTTGCCGTCCCCACCGTCCGCGACGACGACGGGCTAGCCTCCTCCAGCCGCAACCGCTTCCTCTCCGAACAGGAGCGCGCCTCGGCACTCGTCCTCTCGCGCGCACTGCGCCTGCTGAAAGGGCGTGCCGACGCCCATGAGCCCCTCGACATCGCCTCCGCTGAAGAGCTTGTGCGCAGCGCCCCGGGCGTGGAGCTGGACTATCTCGAGGTGGTTGACCCGCAGACCCTGGCAGTGCGGGCGGAGAACTGCCAGGACACCCCGTTCACGGGTGAGGCGCTTGTCCTGATTGCCGCAAAGGTAGGCCCGGTCCGCCTGATCGACAACATCCCCCTCGGCCCCTAA
- a CDS encoding PH domain-containing protein, which produces MPKALQEQRRSTIDPEDVNFLRVSEKLITARYISAGIGALIYLGATALPLVLHLTGVWAGYPAWLAWAAPAVVLVIIVWQVILIPRQVRAIGYAERNEDLLIRGGIMFHRVMVVPYGRMQYVDVTMGPLERMLGLSTIHLHTASPGTNALINGLPAAEAARLREQLSARGEAKLAGL; this is translated from the coding sequence TTGCCTAAGGCACTGCAGGAACAACGTCGCAGCACCATCGACCCGGAGGATGTGAATTTCCTGCGGGTTTCCGAGAAACTGATCACGGCCCGGTACATTTCGGCCGGAATCGGGGCCCTCATCTACCTTGGAGCCACCGCGCTGCCGCTGGTCCTCCACCTGACCGGCGTATGGGCCGGCTACCCGGCCTGGCTGGCCTGGGCGGCCCCGGCCGTCGTGCTGGTTATTATCGTGTGGCAGGTCATCCTCATTCCCCGTCAGGTGCGCGCCATCGGCTATGCCGAACGCAATGAAGACCTGCTGATTCGCGGCGGCATCATGTTCCACCGCGTCATGGTGGTTCCGTACGGCCGCATGCAATACGTCGACGTCACCATGGGTCCGCTGGAGCGCATGCTCGGGCTGAGCACCATCCACCTGCACACAGCCTCTCCCGGCACCAACGCACTCATCAACGGCCTGCCAGCTGCTGAAGCCGCCCGCCTGCGCGAACAGCTGTCCGCCCGCGGTGAGGCAAAATTGGCCGGGCTGTGA